Genomic window (Chionomys nivalis chromosome 7, mChiNiv1.1, whole genome shotgun sequence):
AGCCaccctctggaagggcagccagtgcacTTCACTGTTCCAGCcccacattttcttaatataGGTCCATAAAATATCATAAGGGGAAAATGTTGTACTTTGGAAAAGTCTATGttcaaaatctgaaagaaatacaCTAAGAAGGCAACGGGAGTTGGAAGTCCTTGTCATGACTAAAACTTTAACGAGAGGTTAAAAATAAACTTCACAGTGgatgcacaaggtgacccagagGAACTTTCTGTAGACTTTGAGAAGCTGAAGAATTAGCTAGACAGAAAAGATAAGATTCTCATCATAACGGGTAAGATGCAGCACCGGGGGCACTGTTAGGAGCCAGTGGACGCTCCTGGCACCGAGTGCCTTTGCCTGGTTCTTTCTGGCATTTCTGCTTGACTCCTTCCCTCATCACTCCGATTCCCAACCTTTGCACTGGCAGGCCACGCTCTTTTCCCTTAGGCCCTGGGTAGATGCTGGGAGTGTGTGTACATTTCTGTCCTTCAATTAAGAAATCTGCTGAATGCACTAGCAGTTCAAGAACTGGGTTATCTTACTAGAGTTTGGGGGTTAAAATCCTGCCTGTCTCATTAGTATGCATTTCCCTATTAATGAATTGGCTTGGAAGGACTATACATCTATTAATTGCTCAtagtacataaaaatatattgttttctgaAAAGTCCCCTTTTATCTGCTAAAGGTTAGCGATGAGGAGGATCTACTCTCGGGTAGTTTAAAGATGCTTGGGAAAGCAAATGCAAGGGACATGCAGCAGCAAAGGCAAGTGAGCACATGTCACACATGGTACTGTCCCGTGCCCTAAATAACAGATTATTAGCATTTCAAACTTAAGAGACAGAATTTCAAAATGAGAGGTGGCTCGCAGAAACTTTCTATTAGAAAGAGCACGACACCTACATGAAACGCTCGCTGCTGGACCAAAGCTCTGCTTACCTTACCCGACTGTGTGCAAAGCCTCGGCACCTGGAGACAAAGCGGGGTGCGGCAGGAGGGACAGCTCTGCAATGTGGTGCAAGGCTCCAGATGGCAAAACACTGCAAATAACTGCTTTTATAGACATCAGTGCTTGCCATTAACCAATACATATGCTAACAGCGAATAAATACTGAACTCAGCTTGAACAACGGCCACTTAGAAACGTACATTGGCAGACATGGGTGAACCATACACATTTCACAccaaagtattaaaataaaatatttggatttAGGCCTTTTGCCAttttcagtattcttttttttttttttggtttttcgagacagggtttctctgtggttttggagcctgtcctggaactagctcttgtagaccaggctggtctcgaactcacagagatccgcctgcctctgcctcccgagtgctgggattaaaggcgtgcgccaccaccgcctggcagcttTGAGTATTCTTAATCAAAGAGagaatttttgtttctatttctaatgacgtatacacacacacacacacacacacacacacacacgagaatatTCCTGACCAGcttcctcagaagccagagagctgCGTTTCTGCAGACTCAGGGCCAGTGTCATTCTCCAGGAGGCCTTTGCCGACCTCACACCACTGCCACTTGACCAGGAACATCTTTGCTTAGCACTGAACGTAAGTCAGACACGCCCTCAGAGCATACAGCAGCCATGCTGggttagaaaaacagaaaagtcagaCACGCCATCAAAGCATACAGCAGCCATGCCGGGTGTTTAAAGGAAATCTGTAGCAAATGATTTACTTCCTTTTGAAACATTTTCCAAGAATGGCTACAACTCTGGTCACAGGAAGGAGAttccaagatctctctctctcaggtagaAGAAAGAGCTCAAGCCTCTTCCTAATAGGGATCTTCTTccaaagacttgaaaactgataTTTCTCCCTCAGTTTCCCTATGTCTTAAATCTTTCCCGAAACATGAGGCACTTTTATTAAGTGTACCATCTACTATAGCTCTAATCACAAGGTAACACTAGATAAACAAAAGAATCACAGTAGCTTTTAACAGGTATTATTTACAacgatttttttctttaatataaaaaagTATAACTACAGCAGTCCAATGTACAAATACAAAAAAAGTTATCATACTAAAAAAAAAGTACCATAATACTGTACATACAAAAACTGTTCAACAGAATGATTTAAATATATCTGTTCTTCTCTGGATCTGGAAGACACAACATAAAGTTCTGCACTGTATTACTGCTGAGAACCTGTGCCTGGGAACACTGTGTTTCCCTCCCCACTCATCCCAGCTCCACCTTCAGAGTCCCTGAGTTGGGATCATGAGCCAACAGCATCCCTGAAGATAACCAGAGCCAAATGTTTACTCAATGGAAGTCATTATTCAGCGAGTCGCTGCTTACCATAAACTATGAAAATCCGAATTGTAAGCCCAACCAAGATTAAATCCAGACGGAGGTCTTCCCATCCCCTGATTTGCTACTAATACTGCTTTTGTTGGACCCAGATTTGGACCCCACTTTGGCCTTCTTTTCCCGAGGACCATGGGGGTTGTTTTGGTGATGGTAGGCCTGGATTGCGAGATCCAAGCGTTCCTGAGCCATCCTGATCTCCCGCTGCAGAGTCTCCAGATCAGCCGGGAGGTGCTCCTCATGGCTGCCGTACTGCTGCTCCTGGGCGATATTGGCTTTGTTTTGCTTGTAGGCAATCTTAGCATTGGACAACTCGGTGTATTGGATTTGATCTGGTTTGACAGCAATGTTATAGCCAGGGGGAGCAGATGGTGTATTCCAAGTGAAAGGATAATTATAAGCACCCGGGTCGTCAAGCTCCCTTCTTTTACTGTTTAGTGAATCTCGAATGGTCCCAAACCCTAAATGAAGCATCTCCCAAATGTTAAGCAATAGGCAAAGGCCTGTGACACCATACATTATCAGGAGGAAGATGGTCTTTTCGGTGGGTCTAGAAATAAAGCAGTCTATCTTATGAGGACAAGGAAGTCTGCTGCACACATAAAATGGGTGGACTTGAAAACCATACAGGAAGTACTGTCCTATTAGAAAGCCCACCTCAAACACAGTCCTGGCCAGCAGCTGCAGCACGTAGATTTTCATGAGCCCATCCTCCTGGATCCGCCGCCGTCCATCATGCTTAGGTTTTGGCTGGCTctgctctttattttctttttcgcTTTCTAACTCCATTTCTGGGTACATCATAGGATCCTCTTCGtggtcttcctctgtctcttccagAGCCCGGTGCTGTTTCCAACGCATGGCATAGGGTTTGCTCCGAGCTGCCTTCTTGTCTGCTTCTCCATGCTCCATCTTGGCAATCTTATGAATGGCATACCCCAGGTACATCACAGAGGGAGTTGCCACCAGGATGATCTGGAACACCCAGAAGCGCACGTGGGAGAGCGGTGCGAAGGCATCATAGCAGACATTCTCACAACCCGGCTGCTCTGTGTTGCACACAAATTTGCTTTGCTCATCATAGTAGATGGACTCTCCTCCCACAGCAGTTAGGACAATTCGAAAGACAATGAGCACAGTGA
Coding sequences:
- the Gjc1 gene encoding gap junction gamma-1 protein, which codes for MSWSFLTRLLEEIHNHSTFVGKIWLTVLIVFRIVLTAVGGESIYYDEQSKFVCNTEQPGCENVCYDAFAPLSHVRFWVFQIILVATPSVMYLGYAIHKIAKMEHGEADKKAARSKPYAMRWKQHRALEETEEDHEEDPMMYPEMELESEKENKEQSQPKPKHDGRRRIQEDGLMKIYVLQLLARTVFEVGFLIGQYFLYGFQVHPFYVCSRLPCPHKIDCFISRPTEKTIFLLIMYGVTGLCLLLNIWEMLHLGFGTIRDSLNSKRRELDDPGAYNYPFTWNTPSAPPGYNIAVKPDQIQYTELSNAKIAYKQNKANIAQEQQYGSHEEHLPADLETLQREIRMAQERLDLAIQAYHHQNNPHGPREKKAKVGSKSGSNKSSISSKSGDGKTSVWI